One Sphingomonas endolithica genomic window, ATGGGCTTCTTCGTGAAGGCCGCATGCATGGCGCTGAAGGATATCCCGAGCGTCAACGCTTCGATCGAGGGCGATGAGATCGTCTATCACGATTATGCGGATATCTCAGTCGCGGTGTCGTCGCCGGGCGGCCTCGTCGTACCGGTGGTGCGCGATGCCGATCAGATGTCGGTCGCGCAGGTCGAGAAGACGATCGGCGACTTTGGGCGCCGCGCCAAGGACGGCACGCTCAAGATGGACGAGATGAAGGGCGGTACCTTCACCATCTCCAACGGCGGCGTGTTCGGCTCGCTGATGTCGACCCCGATCATCAACCCGCCGCAGTCCGCCGTGCTCGGCCTGCACCGCATCGAGGACCGCGCGGTCGTCGTGAACGGGCAGATCGTGATCCGGCCGATGATGTACCTGGCACTGAGCTACGACCACCGGCTGATCGACGGGCGCGAAGCGGTGACGTTCCTGGTGGCGCTCAAAAATGCTATCGAGGACCCGACGCGGATTCTGATCGACCTGTAAGGCCTTACACCACCCAGGCATAGGTCCCATCAAAGTATCACTTTGATGGGACCTATGCCGGGACCCAGTCGGGATGGCAGATGTAATCGGGCGCGGTGCTCACCATATCCGTCCCGCAACTGGACCCCGGCGTGCGCCGGGGTGGAGATGACAATGGCTGACTATGATTTCGACGTTCTGGTAATCGGCTCCGGCCCCGGCGGGTATGTCGCGGCGATCCGGGCGGCGCAGCTGGGGCTCCGCACCGCATGTGTCGAGAGCCGCGAGACTTTGGGCGGCACGTGCCTCAACGTGGGGTGCATCCCGTCCAAAGCGCTGCTCCACGCATCGGAATATTTCGATGCCGCCGCCAATGGCACGATGGCCAAAATGGGCATCAAGGTCACGCCCGAGCTCGATCTGCCGCAGATGCATGCGCAGCGGCTGGATGCAGTCAAGCAGCTGACCGGCGGCATCGCCTTCCTGTTCAAGAAGAACAAGGTCGAGTGGATCAAGGGCCGCGGCGCCTTTGTCGATGCGCACACCGTGCAGGTCGGCGAGCGCGCGGTGACCGCCAAGGATATCATCATCGCCACCGGATCGACGGTCACCCCACTCCCGGGCGTGACGATCGACCAGAAGGTGATTGTTGATTCGACCGGTGCATTGGAGCTGGAGCGGGTGCCGCAGCACTTGGTCGTGATCGGCGGCGGCGTCATCGGGCTCGAACTCGGCAGCGTGTGGCGCCGCCTTGGGGCGAAGGTCACCTGTATCGAGTTCCTCGACCAGATCCTGCCCGGCTTCGATGGCGAGATCCGCAAGGAATCGAACAAGATCTTCAGGAAGCAGGGGTTCGAGTTCCTGCTGTCGACCAAGGTCACGCATGTCGCCAACGATGGGCAGAAGGCCACGCTGACGCTCGAGCCCGCGGCTGGCGGCGAAGCGACGACGATCGAGGCGGACTGCGTGCTGGTCTCGATCGGCCGCCGCGCCAACACCGATGGCCTGGCGCTCGATGCTGTCGGCCTTGCCACCAACACGCGCGGGCAAGTGGAGATCGATCACCGCTTCCAGACGTCGGTTCCCGGCATCTGGGCGATCGGCGACGTCGTGCCCGGCCCGATGCTCGCGCACAAGGCGGAGGATGAGGGGATCGCGGTGGCCGAGAACATCGCCGGGCAGACCGGCATCGTCAATCACGACGTGATTCCGAGCGTGGTATATACCTGGCCAGAGATCGCCGGCGTCGGTTTGACCGAGGAAGCGGCGCGCGAGAAGGGCGAGATCAAGGTCGGCAAGTTCCCGATGCTCGCCAACAGCCGTGCCAAGACCAATCACGAGCCCGACGGCTTCGTGAAGATCATTGCCGATGCCAAGAGCGACCGCGTGGTGGGGGTGTGGGCGATCGCCAGCGTCGCCGGCACGATGATCGCCGAGGCGGGCCTTGCGATGGAGTTCGGCGCGACCAGCGAGGACATCGCCTATACCTGCCATGCGCATCCGACCCACAGCGAGGCGATCAAGGAAGCGGCGATGGCGGTACGCGGTAAGGCGATCCACGTCTGATTGCGCGTTGGCGGCGCTGCGTGGCATAGAAGCCGGTCGCAGTGGCCGCGGGTCGGCCGCTGCGTTGCCAACAACGGTGTAGTGTCACCGCACGAAGGGGAATCCAGATGAAGACCGTATTCACTGCCGCCGTACTGGCTGTCACTGCCCTCTCGCTTGCGGGTTGCGGCGGCAAGGGTGACGACAAGCTGGGTAGCCAGGTCGAAGCGGCCGCGGACAATCGTGCCGATGCGCTGGAAGCGGCTGCCGACAATCTCGAAGATCAGGCTGACGCGGTGCGCGACAATGGCGACGCGCAGTCGGATGCGATCGACGATGCCGATGTGAACGCCGCGGCAATGTCCAACGAGCAGAAGGCCGCGCTGACCAACGGCAGCGAAACGCTGCGCTGACCAACGTCGATGCGTCGCGCGATCAGCTCGAAGCCACCTGGCTCCGGCTGACGCGCGACGCCTTGCCCCAGGTCGCGGCCGCGCGCCGTTGGCCGGTATCCCGCGATCACTGCTTCCAGCGTATCCTGCTCGACAATGCGGTCGGCGGGTGTTGGTACGACCATATCGCGCGACGCCCCGCTTATGCCCATGCGCCGGCGGAGACGCTGACGCGGGCCGTTGGCCTGGGGGAGGCGGTGCTACGCGGTGACGCGGATCTGGCGGCGCTCAATCGCCGGTCGCTGGCATGGCGCCGGGCGCGCAAACAGCCGGTTTAAGCCATTGAGTATCGGACCGGCCGAACTTCTACCGCCGTAACAATCTGGCAGGTAATTTTCGGGTGCGTTGCGGTAAAACGCCCTTGAAGCCCAAAAACGACCTACCTATATCGGTCTGGCAGGGCTCGTGTCCCCCCTTTCGCGGGTCTTGCCGCTCACCTTTCAGGTGAGCTCCTCCCTGAACCTTGGCCACCTCGCGCGAAAGCGTGGGGTGGTTTTTTTCATTCCGCCGCGATCGCGCTGGGCTGGCCAAGCGCTTCGTCGGTCACCGCGTCGATCATCTGCCGGAGCAGCCTGGCGGTGCCGGCAAGCCCG contains:
- the lpdA gene encoding dihydrolipoyl dehydrogenase produces the protein MADYDFDVLVIGSGPGGYVAAIRAAQLGLRTACVESRETLGGTCLNVGCIPSKALLHASEYFDAAANGTMAKMGIKVTPELDLPQMHAQRLDAVKQLTGGIAFLFKKNKVEWIKGRGAFVDAHTVQVGERAVTAKDIIIATGSTVTPLPGVTIDQKVIVDSTGALELERVPQHLVVIGGGVIGLELGSVWRRLGAKVTCIEFLDQILPGFDGEIRKESNKIFRKQGFEFLLSTKVTHVANDGQKATLTLEPAAGGEATTIEADCVLVSIGRRANTDGLALDAVGLATNTRGQVEIDHRFQTSVPGIWAIGDVVPGPMLAHKAEDEGIAVAENIAGQTGIVNHDVIPSVVYTWPEIAGVGLTEEAAREKGEIKVGKFPMLANSRAKTNHEPDGFVKIIADAKSDRVVGVWAIASVAGTMIAEAGLAMEFGATSEDIAYTCHAHPTHSEAIKEAAMAVRGKAIHV
- a CDS encoding lipoprotein: MKTVFTAAVLAVTALSLAGCGGKGDDKLGSQVEAAADNRADALEAAADNLEDQADAVRDNGDAQSDAIDDADVNAAAMSNEQKAALTNGSETLR
- a CDS encoding GCN5-related N-acetyltransferase, which gives rise to MPQVAAARRWPVSRDHCFQRILLDNAVGGCWYDHIARRPAYAHAPAETLTRAVGLGEAVLRGDADLAALNRRSLAWRRARKQPV